In a genomic window of Plasmodium malariae genome assembly, chromosome: 4:
- the PmUG01_04021700 gene encoding conserved Plasmodium protein, unknown function: protein MFYLDTHNLLYVGSCFLASVCTLCVCRNRELFPHISENKPIGQLYRLLNIHKYESFSIIIQIHHINLKFGDDDNSKYIVHLKIGNRYAYTHYYKQYLNKIHIEERKNLAVKQNNTILTVEVYKKGTLKNTYIGSAEIHIYTDIIKKLFPCNMYFNIVNKNQIVATACLSFHYINLDCIKKDDQIYTSLFIETIISVQKNQSKNNEKIEWLINEGMEYFDAIKETDVSSTIYKNISNLATEDKIRLFSKNLNGYLLHSNFYIKRFYNKYYFYLHFFKGKFYWCYYNEESDAKVDTNRVGYIRLEYVVNVYSDVYSHKYFYIKYRKKREKKENYLYLKTMDKDRNIWVNVIHDFIILTSNYRREKKNKRNKIKGLQNNYEEGGASKEVVEINNKLSHSLSKNSMKIKYLNKKNVVETSSNIDNEENYTKSPELGHVVKDMGKNMYNYSD from the exons atgttttatttagaTACACACAATTTGCTCTATGTTGGTAGTTGTTTTCTTGCGTCAGTATGTACTCTGTGTGTATGCAGAAATCGAGAATTATTTCCTCACATAAGTGAAAATAAACCTATTg GTCAGTTATACCGTCTTcttaatattcataaatatgaatCATTCAGTATTATAATTCAAATTCATcacataaatttaaaatttggcGATGATGATAATAGCAAGTATATTGTTCATCTGAAAATAGGCAATAGGTATGCCTACACCCACTACTACAAGCAGTACCTCAATAAGATACACATTGAA gaaagaaaaaacttGGCCGTTAAACAGAACAACACTATATTAACAGTAGAggtttataaaaaagggactttaaaaaatacctATATTGGATCGGCtgaaattcatatatatacagacataataaaaaaattatttccttgcaatatgtattttaatatagttAACAAAAATCAGATTGTTGCTACAGCTTGTTTATCTTTCCACTATATTAATTTAGACTGTATAAAAAAGGATGATCAGATATACACTTCTCTTTTCATTGAAACTATAATATCTGTTCAGAAAAAccaaagtaaaaataatgagaaaATAGAATGGCTTATAAACGAAGGTATGGAGTACTTCGACGCGATTAAAGAAACGGACGTTAGCTCAA ccatttataaaaacatatcaAATCTAGCGACTGAGGATAAAATTCGTCTCTTCTCAAAGAACCTGAATGGATATCTACTGCATAGCAATTTCTACATAAAAAGATTTTATAACAAGTATTACTTTTACTTACACttttttaaaggaaaattttaCTGGTGTTACTACAATGAAGAATCGGACGCAAAG GTTGATACGAACAGAGTTGGATACATACGACTGGAGTACGTAGTCAACGTGTACAGCGACGTTTACAGCCACAAATACTTTTACATAAAGTACAGgaagaaaagagaaaaaaaagagaattatttatacttaaaaaCCATGGATAAGGATAGGAATATATGGGTGAACGTTATTCATGATTTTATAATTCTGACAAGTAATTACAGgagagaaaagaaaaataagaggaataaaattaaagggCTTCAAAACAATTACGAAGAAGGAGGAGCTTCCAAAGAAGTagttgaaataaataataaattatctcattctttatcaaaaaattctatgaaaattaagtatttaaataaaaaaaatgttgtgGAAACGTCAAGTAACATTGATAACgaagaaaattatacaaaatcGCCTGAACTGGGTCATGTTGTTAAGGATATGGGTAAAAACATGTATAATTACAGTGACtga
- the PmUG01_04021800 gene encoding conserved Plasmodium protein, unknown function, translated as MRKRTLSIIREAVSLKYFSFTNKINNSFFVSFVDKYKQNFIINTNLHTYLSTYSHNNSKDCITINVKSILCKHNVLHNQRVSILFPIKWGSLLPICNKHMLGFPIKQKQKYSSLISKYLTWKLITEKYNSTSTVVATTLIGTNSNLHNSYSTSNDGKNNNIDGRPPLQSSSVKDDTNYGGDKTQMAVLNTVCRKIYYLGINRIKNEKEWEKYIIDFCKEIKYYEFINLKSIFMLLLGITKSKEHVKNISSFTIIKNDITHQHYKKKIHIYDIVYIYIDILAKKIKSMTKNQLSIFLYLLQKWNKTQKYEDIIYTIICEQISANTKMRNFNVRSFCSILHLYAKNYQIYANFDNSQNNRNYQNTEKRFCIGTSREDTANKLSSSMKNCIVTDEHIKKIVSKFLRTKFRLEDVLYFLSSMYKLKINKNSIFESSLVQMLNENLINANYFLTPSLVLQLANLNIYNEELYKKLKCIIMQNYYFYNSVHITNIFYAFSKFNADSAVYDLFEKLSTHIMYNFPQKEKPSSSMKEEQNLCSPTNENTQNRCMNNIFSTFNIFQVTTIINSCLKCNYMKYDFFHALLLKVFTPTEAVTAVEGVTSETEQIQGQHTLDNLVNHLDVISKILKSFKIFVYKHITCFHHYDKGNEDKNPQVGQCTRPNNCPLEDVYFDEGYPVCLLNKEWVHKKVYRYASNYCLKGNDDNDRHYDCFFLPYVDQNEVSSKKIREQNKFELFWDNVSEKIRIIIENNLYDEKLKYILHNLMLCLSFSEVRFTNLHAYCQVIVKENFHFFTLNSLYMYIKIWYKFKIFNYEILEILLEQIYKNFHLLQDKKKIKINLLSYIIFKKINTQKGNQLIHLFLYEGENNKLKFEKENLKEKKNFNPTSTWDLPTETQLKQNFKNVEICSNFPIINYDEVDNRSYNGATRDDNSLSEEKRISECATIVQGKKEKASSSTRINESVCKQVERTESTPCSLHFFDYLNFSLFLILTQKSNADGCFELSALFSKGGSSSSSSSNSSSNSSIVLMHFSEGGKEEVLEKYSKRVEKNILNRKESIVRFFLIFADYLGNEKSSLHIFQMLYILHFIKIINEDIYSDIMKLEKMKNFSSPSAANKSEAYHNKKIFRLRKEDLQFINLAGGGNTTERDEVAGDEFQCEHTPCYSFSLHENNTHYAHYAYYRYQYESVKESIRSLSKVFKTFKYNQAICASRESKYSLKRIEVFYKLSTFLTVDMMFELEKENQEFYHFLLFYPQELKRTIVSVREDGTSFFKYEYDDSPLIHTEILFIYNFLKKIFPKNIRFSIVDTTQFITLSTYENEKVKTERVCEHVFNNDIKSNAIEFILEHIMGM; from the coding sequence ATGAGGAAAAGAACATTATCCATCATAAGAGAAGCTGTTtcgttaaaatatttttctttcactaataaaataaataacagcTTCTTCGTTTCATTTgttgataaatataaacaaaattttataataaatacaaatttacaCACATATTTATCAACATATAGTCATAACAACTCAAAGGATTGCATTACCATCAATGTAAAGTCTATATTATGTAAACATAATGTACTACACAATCAAAGAGTTAGCATATTGTTCCCTATAAAATGGGGTTCTCTTCTTCCTATTTGTAATAAGCACATGTTGGGGTTTCCTATAAAacaaaagcaaaaatatagTTCCCTTATTAGTAAGTATCTTACCTGGAAGTTGATAACGGAAAAATATAACTCCACTTCTACAGTAGTAGCTACCACCCTTATTGGTACTAACTCTAATTTACATAACAGTTATAGTACCAGTAATGATGGAAAGAACAATAACATTGATGGACGACCCCCCCTGCAGAGCAGTAGTGTAAAAGATGATACAAACTATGGAGGGGATAAAACCCAAATGGCAGTTCTTAACACTGTGtgcagaaaaatatattatttaggtataaacagaataaagaatgaaaaggagtgggaaaaatatataatagatttttgtaaagaaataaaatattatgaatttataaatttaaaaagtatcTTTATGCTTTTACTAGGCATAACAAAAAGCAAGGaacatgtaaaaaatatatcatcatttactattattaagAATGATATAACTCATcaacattataaaaaaaaaatacatatttatgatatcgtctatatatatatagacattttagcaaaaaaaattaaaagcaTGACTAAAAATCAATTGAgcatatttttgtatttactgcaaaaatggaataaaaccCAAAAGTATGAAGATATTATTTACACCATTATATGTGAACAGATTTCAGCTAATACCAAGATGAGGAACTTCAACGTTCGAAGTTTCTGTAGCATATTGCACCTTTATGCAAAGAACTATCAAATTTATGCAAATTTTGATAATAGCCAAAACAATCGAAATTACCAAAATACTGAAAAGCGCTTCTGCATAGGTACAAGCAGAGAGGATACTGCCAACAAACTCAGTAGCAGCATGAAGAATTGCATAGTGACAgatgaacatataaaaaaaattgtgagTAAATTTTTAAGGACCAAATTTCGTCTTGAGGATGTATTATACTTTCTTTCCTCAATGtataaattgaaaataaataaaaatagtatatttgAAAGTTCATTAGTACAGATGTtgaatgaaaatttaataaatgcaAATTACTTCTTAACACCATCGTTAGTCCTACAGTTGGCTAACTTAAATATCTACAATGAAGAgttatataagaaattaaaatgtattataatgcagaattattatttttataactcagtccatataacaaatatattttatgccTTTTCCAAATTTAATGCAGATAGTGCAGTATATGACCTTTTTGAAAAACTGTCTACCCATATTATGTACAATTTTCCTCAAAAGGAAAAACCAAGTAGCAGTATGAAGGAAGAACAAAACTTATGCAGTCCAACCAATGAAAATACACAGAATAGATGCATGAATAACATCTTTAGCACATTTAACATTTTTCAAGTAACAACCATTATAAACAGCTGCTTGAAGTGCAATTACATGAAGTACGACTTTTTCCATGCCCTCCTTTTAAAGGTATTCACTCCAACGGAAGCCGTAACTGCAGTGGAAGGAGTAACAAGCGAAACAGAACAGATCCAGGGGCAGCATACCCTAGACAACTTAGTGAACCATTTGGATGTGatatcaaaaattttaaagtcCTTCAAAATTTTCGTTTATAAGCATATAACATGTTTTCATCACTACGACAAGGGGAACGAAGATAAGAATCCACAAGTTGGGCAGTGTACCCGTCCAAACAATTGCCCACTTGAAGATGTCTACTTCGATGAAGGATACCCCGTTTGCTTATTAAACAAAGAGTGGGTTCACAAAAAGGTGTATAGGTACGCTTCAAATTATTGCTTAAAAGGtaatgatgataatgatCGTCATTACgattgtttttttcttccctATGTAGATCAGAACGAGGTTAGCAGTAAAAAGATAAGGgagcaaaataaatttgaattattttgGGACAATGTaagtgaaaaaataagaattataattGAGAACAATTTATATGATGAGAagttaaaatacattttgcACAATTTAATGCTTTGCCTCTCCTTCAGCGAAGTAAGATTTACAAATTTACATGCATATTGTCAGGTTATTGTTAAAGAGAATTTTCACTTCTTTACACTGAAcagtttatatatgtacataaagatatggtataaatttaaaattttcaattatGAAATTTTGGAAATCCTACttgaacaaatatataaaaattttcatttactcCAAgataagaagaaaataaaaataaatttattgtcatatattatttttaaaaaaataaatacccAAAAAGGAAATCAacttattcatttatttttatatgaaggGGAGAATAACAAACTAAAatttgaaaaggaaaatttgaaagaaaaaaaaaattttaatccGACAAGTACATGGGATCTCCCAACAGAAACtcaattaaaacaaaattttaaaaatgtagagATATGTTCAAACTTTCCCATAATAAACTATGATGAAGTGGATAATAGAAGTTATAATGGTGCAACAAGGGATGATAACAGTTTGAGTgaggaaaaaagaattagTGAGTGTGCTACCATTGTTCagggaaaaaaggaaaaggcaTCTTCCTCAACAAGAATCAACGAATCAGTTTGTAAACAAGTAGAAAGAACAGAATCTACTCCTTGTAGTTTGCATTTTTTTGACTACCTAAACTTTTCGCTGTTCTTAATTCTCACCCAGAAGAGTAATGCTGATGGGTGTTTTGAACTGAGCGCGCTTTTTTCCAAAGGGGGgagtagcagtagtagtagcagtaacAGCAGCAGTAACAGCAGCATTGTGCTAATGCATTTCTCTGAAGGGGGGAAAGAAGAAGTATTAGAAAAATACTCAAAAAGggttgaaaaaaatatactcaATAGAAAAGAGTCTATTGTTCGTTTTTTCCTAATTTTTGCGGACTACCtaggaaatgaaaaaagtagTCTACATATTTTTCAGATGCTATACATTTTgcatttcataaaaattataaacgaAGATATTTATTCagatataatgaaattagaaaaaatgaaaaattttagttCCCCTAGTGCAGCAAACAAAAGTGAAGCGTATCACAACAAGAAGATTTTTCGTTTACGAAAAGAAGATTTGCAATTTATAAACTTAGCAGGAGGGGGTAATACCACTGAGCGCGATGAAGTAGCAGGAGATGAATTCCAATGTGAGCACACACCCTGCTATAGTTTCTCCTTGCATGAAAATAACACACACTATGCACATTATGCATATTATCGGTATCAGTATGAAAGCGTGAAGGAATCCATTAGGTCCTTATCAAAAGTGTTCAAAACGTTTAAATATAACCAGGCGATATGTGCGAGTCGCGAGAGTAAGTATTCCCTAAAAAGAATTGAAgtgttttataaattaagtACCTTTTTAACGGTAGACATGATGTTTGAgttagaaaaagaaaaccaagaattttatcattttcttttattttatcctcaagaattaaaaagaacaatCGTAAGTGTGCGAGAAGATGGTACTTCCTTTTTTAAGTATGAATATGACGATTCTCCTTTGATACATAccgaaattttatttatttataattttttaaaaaaaatatttccaaaAAATATTCGTTTCAGTATTGTAGACACAACTCAGTTTATTACACTCTCAAcgtatgaaaatgaaaaagtgaAAACTGAAAGAGTGTGTGAACatgtttttaataatgatattaagTCAAACGCAATAGAGTTTATTTTAGAGCACATCATGGGGATGTAA
- the PmUG01_04021900 gene encoding 50S ribosomal protein L33, putative, whose amino-acid sequence MLFLSNVFFRSRSKRVHVSLVSSCASNYIYSTYISPNKSKFRLALRKHDPVINRHVMFYQKHIKSKTKKKLTLHGINYARFTGKNKNLRPLLKRVEKSYLYGKFNKLVDNTYRSLPRMS is encoded by the exons atgctttttttaaGCAATGTGTTCTTTCGGTCAAGAAGCAAAAGAGTTCATGTGAGCTTAGTATCCTCCTGTGCAAGTaactatatttattctaCTTATATTTCTCCTAATAAATCCAAGTTTAGATTGGCATTAAGGAAACATGACCCAGTTATTAACCGACACGT GATGTTTTACCAGAAGCACATAAaatcaaaaacaaaaaaaaaattaacgttGCACGGAATTAACTACGCGCGTTTCACAG gGAAGAACAAGAACTTAAGGCCCCTTTTAAAAAGAGTAGAGAAGTCATATCTATATGGAAAATTCAACAAACTAGTAGACAACACTTACAG GAGTCTTCCAAGAATGAGctga
- the PmUG01_04022000 gene encoding monocarboxylate transporter, putative, with translation MKQEENSEAWSKYKIILGGFLIHCTLGSIYCFSNISVYVISYMKIIGCSNVTYKDSSWIYVLTLIFQCFFGFFGGILNQNLGPQISVLLGGWLMCLGILLSYFTVFNFYLFLMTYGILCGIGCGIAYPIPLSVAVKKHYDHKGVISGIIFLGRGLAVFIICPMQNYFINKYNYMPDYSPEFESTEEKYFSNLDILNKVPYLFIYEGIFFAIIQFIGACLISDTNDSSKEFMAYNDKSSKLLYCENKSFTYKNNGITNSFRTLSNTSNFSFRESNSTFINRDFILIWLMVFFNWQAISYTQIFWKIFGLNYLYIDDRSLSLMGAVSSLFNIFGRLFWGFISDLTSFKTALILMSMLMSFLTVTLTLSGIYGRITYSVWVCLIFFCHAGTFSIFPSITAHTFGTKNFGPIFGLLFTARAFSSIINAMISAVILNSVGNIAMCAIVSLSSFVSIMLALAF, from the exons ATGAAACAAGAAGAAAATTCGGAAGCCTggtcaaaatataaaataattttaggaGGTTTTTTAATACATTGCACATTAGGTAGTATTTACTGCTTCTCAAACATAAGTGTGTATGTTATATCATATATGAAGATAATAGGATGTTCTAATGTTACGTATAAAGATAGTAGTTGgatatatgtattaacaCTAATATTTCAGTGCTTCTTTGGTTTTTTTGGGGGAATTTTAAATCAAAATTTGGGTCCTCAAATAAGTGTCTTATTAGGAGGATGGTTGATGTGCCTAGGAATTTTACTATCCTATTTTACTGTATTCAATTTCTATCTATTTTTAATGACTTATGGAATATTGTGCGGGATAGGCTGCGGGATAGCATACCCTATCCCCCTTTCTGTGGCTGTTAAGAAGCACTACGACCACAAGGGAGTG ATAAGCGGGATAATTTTCCTGGGACGAGGATTGGCGGTTTTTATAATATGCCCCATGCAAaactattttataaataaatataattatatgccTGATTATAGCCCAGAATTCGAGAGTACAGAGgagaaatattttagtaatctggacattttaaataaagtaccatatttatttatatatgaggGTATATTTTTTGCCATAATTCAATTCATTGGTGCATGTTTAATTTCAGATACAAATGATTCTTCAAAAGAATTTATGgcatataatgataaaagtagtaaattattatattgtgaaaataaaagttttacttataaaaataatgggATAACTAATTCATTTAGGACATTATCAAATACATCgaatttttcatttcgaGAATCGAATAGTACATTTATTAATCgtgattttattttaatatggtTAAtggttttttttaattggcAAGCTATTTCTTATACTCAAatattttggaaaatatttggtttaaattatttatatatagatgaTAGATCTTTATCTCTAATGGGTGCTGTTTCATCTCTTTTTAACATCTTTGGAAGACTTTTTTGGGGGTTTATAAGTGATTTAACAAGTTTTAAAACTgcattaatattaatgagTATGTTAATGAGTTTCTTAACAGTTACCTTAACATTGTCAGGTATTTATGGAAGAATTACTTACTCAGTTTGGGTTtgccttatttttttttgtcatgcAGGAacattttccatttttccaTCTATAACTGCACACACATTTGGAACGAAAAATTTTGGCCCCATATTTGGTCTACTTTTTACAGCTAGGGCTTTCTCGAGTATCATTAACGCAATGATTTCCGCAGTCATTCTAAACAGCGTCGGAAATATTGCCATGTGTGCAATTGTTTCCCTTTCCTCCTTTGTCAGCATTATGCTCGCGCTGGCCttctaa